The following coding sequences lie in one Drosophila bipectinata strain 14024-0381.07 chromosome XR, DbipHiC1v2, whole genome shotgun sequence genomic window:
- the LOC122321916 gene encoding uncharacterized protein: protein MYEMYLKTTMKSETLRDKNRQIVAINRANSRSKMFHQNRSIGEELPDLKMEKGAHQKHRDQRLVHLREQRAKVKLRARLIQGMSVGEQAVAFAFRSETFKPPSNLDMNVPLEKYFLDLRI from the coding sequence atgtacGAAATGTACCTAAAAACTACAATGAAATCAGAGACTCTGAGGGATAAAAATCGCCAGATCGTTGCGATTAATCGGGCGAATAGTCGCTCGAAAATGTTCCACCAGAACCGCTCCATTGGCGAGGAGCTGCCTGATCTGAAGATGGAGAAGGGAGCTCACCAGAAGCATCGCGATCAGCGACTCGTCCACTTGAGGGAACAGAGGGCAAAGGTGAAGCTTCGAGCGCGGCTAATCCAAGGAATGTCGGTGGGCGAACAAGCCGTGGCGTTTGCTTTTAGAAGCGAGACATTCAAGCCGCCCAGTAATCTAGACATGAATGTCCCTTTAGAGAAATATTTTCTGGACTTacgtatttaa